The proteins below are encoded in one region of Triticum aestivum cultivar Chinese Spring chromosome 1B, IWGSC CS RefSeq v2.1, whole genome shotgun sequence:
- the LOC123091717 gene encoding uncharacterized protein, with product MLSEKQSVEPFEAMEAARPSASMSKESEPAGARGITATTPWGAHETNILLVRLAPHKALDYVIMHVGSRSYAFVLFRSITESRSFLEALCASKVKCTFIWIKFVRPSY from the coding sequence ATGTTGTCAGAGAAACAATCTGTGGAGCCCTTCGAGGCCATGGAGGCTGCCAGGCCATCAGCCTCCATGTCGAAGGAATCGGAGCCCGCCGGCGCTAGGGGCATCACCGCCACCACACCATGGGGCGCCCACGAGACGAACATACTGTTGGTCCGCCTTGCCCCACACAAGGCGCTTGACTATGTCATCATGCACGTTGGCTCCCGCAGCTATGCCTTCGTTCTTTTCCGCTCCATCACCGAGTCTCGGTCCTTCCTCGAGGCACTTTGTGCGTCCAAGGTCAAGTGCACCTTTATCTGGATCAAGTTCGTCCGGCCG